In Elaeis guineensis isolate ETL-2024a chromosome 1, EG11, whole genome shotgun sequence, a genomic segment contains:
- the LOC105060207 gene encoding probable CCR4-associated factor 1 homolog 7: MSSILPKSETVQIREVWNDNLDAEFSLIREIVDDFPFVAMDTEFPGIVARPLGNFKTSSDFNYATLKANVDMLKLIQLGLTFSDEFGNLPTCGTGRGCVWQFNFREFDAQRDIFASDSIELLRQSGIDFKKNNERGIDASRFGELLMSSGIVLNDSVHWVTFHSGYDFGYLLKLLSCQNLPDTQAGFFNLIKIFFPTVYDIKHLMKFCNSLHGGLNKLAELLDVERVGICHQAGSDSLLTSCTFRKLKESFFNGSTERYAGVLYGLGVENGQNTH, translated from the coding sequence ATGTCGTCCATCCTGCCGAAGAGCGAGACCGTCCAGATCCGGGAGGTGTGGAACGATAACCTCGACGCGGAGTTCTCCCTGATTCGCGAGATTGTTGATGATTTCCCTTTTGTTGCCATGGACACCGAGTTTCCGGGCATCGTAGCCCGCCCTCTCGGCAACTTCAAGACGAGCTCCGACTTCAACTACGCTACCCTCAAGGCAAACGTCGACATGCTGAAGCTGATCCAGTTGGGGCTTACCTTCTCGGACGAATTCGGCAACCTCCCGACCTGCGGCACCGGCCGCGGGTGTGTTTGGCAGTTCAACTTTCGCGAGTTCGACGCGCAGCGCGATATCTTTGCATCCGATTCCATTGAGCTCCTTCGCCAGAGCGGCATAGATTTCAAGAAGAACAACGAGAGGGGCATCGACGCCAGCCGCTTCGGAGAGCTTCTCATGTCGTCCGGCATTGTGCTCAATGACTCTGTCCACTGGGTCACGTTTCATAGCGGCTATGATTTCGGATATCTTCTTAAGCTTCTCAGCTGCCAGAACCTTCCCGATACCCAGGCCGGCTTCTTTAATCTCATCAAGATCTTCTTCCCGACGGTTTATGACATCAAGCACCTGATGAAGTTCTGCAATAGCCTCCATGGGGGGCTCAACAAGCTCGCCGAGCTGCTGGATGTTGAGAGAGTTGGGATCTGCCACCAGGCCGGGTCGGACAGCCTGCTTACCTCGTGCACCTTTAGGAAGTTGAAGGAGTCATTCTTCAATGGCTCCACTGAGAGATATGCAGGCGTGTTGTATGGTCTGGGTGTTGAGAATGGACAGAATACTCATTGA
- the LOC105060206 gene encoding uncharacterized protein produces the protein MESQKKLRVFVRSPDLGLPSRSLTLASDLTLRRLKLSFVPQSVLSQTLNLDSLYFSLNGKPLIDSSSLAESGVPGSSTLTLRLRLRGGGGDGGATGAESRDCYLNMYATKKPDKVDPNETRLSKWTTCALSAEPLAPPCVIDRLGNLFNKEPLVEALLHKKLPKEFGHIRGLKDMIPIHLSPIPGAADSETKFQCPITGQEFNGKYGFLAIRGCGHVLSIKALKEVKSSACLVCHKEFLEADKMVVNGSAEEVAVLRERMEEERGRLKERKEKKVGACLSGTKHAIDGILENGKKDGGGKRFKAVDMMPAHATKEVYASIFTSSKKSDFKETFTCRSLPLGRN, from the coding sequence ATGGAATCCCAGAAGAAGCTGCGGGTATTCGTCCGATCCCCTGACCTCGGTCTTCCTTCCCGATCCCTAACCCTTGCCTCCGATCTCACCCTCCGCCGCCTCAAGCTCTCCTTCGTCCCCCAATCCGTCCTCTCCCAAACCCTAAACCTCGATTCCCTTTACTTCTCTCTCAACGGCAAGCCCCTTATCGACTCCTCCTCCCTCGCCGAGTCTGGCGTCCCCGGTTCCTCTACCCTCACTCTTCGCCTCCGTCTACGGGGCGGCGGTGGCGATGGCGGCGCCACCGGTGCGGAGTCCCGCGACTGCTACCTCAACATGTATGCCACCAAGAAGCCCGACAAGGTGGATCCGAACGAGACCCGGCTCTCCAAGTGGACCACCTGCGCCCTATCCGCTGAGCCTCTCGCTCCCCCATGCGTGATCGACCGACTCGGCAACCTCTTCAACAAGGAACCCCTCGTCGAGGCTCTTCTCCACAAGAAGCTTCCCAAGGAGTTCGGCCACATCCGGGGATTGAAGGATATGATCCCGATCCATCTCTCCCCGATTCCCGGCGCTGCCGATTCTGAGACTAAGTTCCAGTGCCCGATCACCGGTCAAGAGTTCAATGGGAAATACGGGTTTTTGGCGATTCGTGGATGCGGCCATGTTTTGAGTATCAAGGCGTTGAAAGAGGTCAAGTCTTCGGCTTGCCTGGTCTGCCATAAAGAGTTCTTGGAAGCGGATAAGATGGTGGTAAATGGAAGCGCAGAGGAAGTCGCAGTGCTGAGGGAGAGGATGGAGGAGGAGAGGGGGCGGCTGAaggagagaaaggaaaagaaggtgGGTGCATGCTTGAGTGGTACGAAGCATGCCATTGACGGTATTTTGGAGAATGGGAAGAAGGATGGGGGTGGCAAAAGATTCAAGGCAGTGGATATGATGCCAGCTCATGCTACAAAGGAAGTATATGCATCTATCTTCACGTCATCGAAGAAATCTGATTTCAAGGAGACTTTTACTTGCAGGTCACTCCCGCTTGGGAGGAACTGA